From Spartinivicinus ruber, the proteins below share one genomic window:
- a CDS encoding YcjF family protein — MSKQDEQLNQAIHFDKPLAEQQQSEKVEQRLDFTADQFTPKLEQPIEQALPVAPRSTKSPTGRWLLIAAGLVGAGALAELTWFLVEQWQQSRLIAVTYTAGLVLLVTCFGKVIFGELRSLSKLKKLQQWQRKANRLQQSEQQGEAIRFAKRLSQQSGYQATDGYQQWVSTVNSSHNDAEVIALYSQMVLKPLDSQAEQVVYRWSSEAALLVAISPLAITDMLILGWRNIKMIDKLCEVYGVKLGYWSRISLIRTVFRNMVYTGATELIADIGMDLLGAELAGRVSTRFTQGMGAGLLTARLGYQAINLCRPIPFSVKQKPRLKSIYGQLMIYLKQQFMDNLLASVKPGNKQSLSKKNDEMRGANQDTE, encoded by the coding sequence ATGAGCAAACAAGATGAACAATTAAATCAAGCTATTCATTTTGACAAACCACTGGCTGAGCAACAACAATCCGAGAAAGTCGAGCAACGCTTGGACTTTACAGCTGACCAGTTTACTCCGAAGCTAGAACAGCCAATTGAGCAAGCTTTACCGGTGGCACCTCGATCAACAAAGTCACCGACCGGACGTTGGTTATTAATTGCTGCTGGGTTGGTAGGCGCTGGTGCCTTAGCAGAATTGACATGGTTTTTAGTTGAGCAGTGGCAGCAGAGCCGTTTGATAGCAGTCACCTATACAGCAGGTTTGGTACTATTAGTGACTTGTTTTGGCAAGGTGATATTTGGTGAATTGCGTAGTTTATCCAAGCTAAAAAAACTGCAACAGTGGCAGCGAAAGGCGAATCGTTTACAACAAAGCGAACAGCAGGGGGAAGCTATACGTTTTGCTAAAAGGCTAAGTCAGCAGAGTGGTTACCAGGCAACTGATGGGTATCAGCAGTGGGTTAGTACTGTAAATAGTAGTCACAATGATGCAGAGGTAATTGCACTATATAGCCAAATGGTGTTGAAGCCATTGGATAGCCAAGCTGAGCAGGTGGTATATCGCTGGTCATCAGAAGCAGCATTATTAGTGGCAATTAGCCCACTGGCCATTACTGATATGCTGATTTTGGGGTGGCGTAATATCAAAATGATCGATAAGTTGTGTGAGGTTTATGGCGTTAAACTAGGCTATTGGAGCCGTATTTCTCTGATTCGTACGGTATTTCGCAACATGGTTTATACCGGTGCCACTGAACTTATTGCGGATATTGGTATGGATTTATTAGGAGCAGAACTAGCAGGTCGGGTTTCAACTCGATTCACTCAGGGAATGGGAGCTGGCTTATTAACCGCCAGACTAGGTTATCAGGCAATCAATTTGTGTCGACCCATTCCTTTTTCCGTTAAGCAAAAGCCTCGATTAAAAAGTATTTATGGACAGTTAATGATTTACTTAAAACAGCAGTTTATGGATAACTTGCTGGCAAGTGTTAAGCCAGGCAATAAGCAGTCATTAAGTAAGAAAAATGATGAAATGAGAGGGGCTAACCAAGATACTGAATAA
- a CDS encoding saccharopine dehydrogenase family protein, with protein MLESQTGTVKTQLSPKWLIYGANGYTGRLIAKEAVKQGLEPILGGRNDQEIAPLAIELGLSYRIFDLTDQQIVNQSLSDIDLVVLCAGPFSTTSRPIVSACLSQGTHYLDITGEISVFTAIFEQHQAAKEANVVLCPGVGFDVIPTDCIAATLKNALPDANYLALGFDSNSQLSPGTMKTAIEGLRSGCKIRENGIIKTVPLGYRQRQIDFGNGLKQAVIIPWGDVATAYFSTHIPNIEVYIPLSPPGIHRLRRLRWYRPLLSLPLVQRLLKYQASRKYRGPSEQERLQSKVSVWGEVKNDRGDIKHAFLTTPNGYLLTVAGTLLAVQHLLHYRGEGGYFTPSQLMGRNTIESLPGTSRIKVTSGTFEINARAL; from the coding sequence CAAGGGCTCGAGCCCATACTTGGGGGACGTAACGATCAAGAAATTGCCCCTTTAGCTATTGAATTAGGCCTATCTTACCGTATTTTTGACCTAACTGATCAGCAAATTGTGAACCAATCACTATCAGACATTGATCTTGTTGTACTTTGTGCTGGTCCATTTTCCACTACTAGCAGGCCAATTGTTTCTGCTTGCTTAAGCCAGGGTACCCATTACCTTGATATTACTGGTGAAATATCAGTATTTACAGCTATTTTTGAACAACACCAAGCCGCCAAGGAAGCTAATGTTGTACTATGTCCTGGTGTAGGATTTGATGTCATACCAACAGACTGCATCGCAGCCACCCTGAAAAATGCCTTGCCAGATGCGAACTACCTGGCCCTTGGTTTTGATAGCAATAGTCAATTAAGCCCCGGCACCATGAAAACAGCAATTGAAGGATTAAGGTCAGGCTGTAAAATTCGTGAAAATGGCATTATTAAAACTGTACCGCTCGGCTACCGACAACGCCAAATTGACTTTGGCAATGGCTTAAAACAAGCTGTAATAATCCCTTGGGGAGATGTCGCAACCGCTTACTTTTCAACCCATATTCCTAACATTGAGGTTTACATTCCTCTATCACCCCCTGGTATTCATCGACTACGTCGATTACGCTGGTATCGTCCTTTATTATCACTACCATTAGTACAGCGACTCTTAAAATATCAAGCTTCACGTAAATATCGAGGGCCATCAGAACAAGAGCGACTGCAAAGCAAAGTATCTGTTTGGGGAGAAGTGAAAAATGATCGCGGGGATATTAAGCATGCCTTTCTTACCACCCCCAATGGCTACCTATTGACAGTAGCCGGCACCTTATTAGCAGTACAACACCTGTTGCACTACCGTGGAGAAGGAGGTTACTTTACCCCATCCCAACTAATGGGCAGAAACACCATCGAAAGCTTGCCTGGCACTTCTAGAATCAAAGTCACTAGTGGTACATTCGAGATAAATGCACGAGCCTTATAA
- the sodB gene encoding superoxide dismutase [Fe], translating into MAIELPALPYERDALEPHISKETLDYHYGKHHNTYVVKLNGLIEGTDFAGKDLEYIVKNSEGGVFNNAAQVWNHTFYWNCLSPNGGGEPTGELANAIIEAFGSFADFQAQLTDKAVNNFGSGWTWLVKNQDGSLEIVNTNNAGTPLTGNQKPLLTVDVWEHAYYIDYRNVRPDYLKAFWQLVNWEFVAGNFAG; encoded by the coding sequence ATGGCTATTGAATTGCCTGCTCTTCCTTATGAACGTGATGCCCTTGAGCCTCATATCTCAAAAGAAACCTTGGATTACCATTATGGTAAACACCATAATACTTATGTTGTGAAATTAAACGGCCTGATTGAAGGTACTGACTTTGCTGGCAAAGACTTAGAGTACATCGTTAAAAACTCTGAAGGTGGTGTTTTTAATAATGCAGCTCAAGTTTGGAATCACACTTTTTACTGGAACTGCTTAAGCCCCAATGGTGGTGGTGAGCCTACTGGTGAACTGGCTAATGCCATCATTGAAGCATTTGGCTCTTTTGCAGACTTCCAAGCACAACTGACTGATAAAGCCGTAAACAACTTCGGCTCTGGCTGGACCTGGTTAGTTAAAAACCAAGACGGTAGTTTGGAAATTGTTAACACCAACAACGCTGGCACGCCTTTAACAGGTAACCAAAAACCTTTATTAACTGTTGATGTATGGGAACATGCTTATTACATTGACTATCGCAATGTTCGCCCAGACTATTTAAAAGCCTTTTGGCAATTGGTCAACTGGGAGTTTGTGGCAGGCAACTTTGCAGGCTAA